A region of Salvelinus alpinus chromosome 6, SLU_Salpinus.1, whole genome shotgun sequence DNA encodes the following proteins:
- the LOC139579032 gene encoding E3 ubiquitin-protein ligase TRIM39-like — MCAHKQTVSYSSGNSFKTATQSLYIFYYSIQYRYIGESAHTLLHTDRDMASSSSLLTEEQFLCSICLDVFTEPVTTSCGHNFCKACITKYWDSKDLCQCPLCQEKFSRRPKLRVNTTFRKVVETFKNRRDKDRDGPPPKPGKVACDVCTGMKRKALKSCLVCQTSYCETHLEPHQIAPPLKKHKLINPVENLEDRMCKKHDRLLELFCRTDQTCVCQFCTEGEHKTHDTVPIEEECGERKAQLGKTEAKVQLIIQERLKKLKKSRLSVNRSKRDAKREIANSVQVFNALVRYIKKSQAELIEVIEEKQKAVERQAEGFIKELDQEITELKRRSTDLKQLSHTEDHLQLLQSFLSLEYKPPPTKNWSEISVHSDLCVETARRAVSQLEEILNKEMEKLPEVKLKRIQQYAVDVTLDPDTACSILILSEDGKQVRTVAIPQNRPDNSKRFEVHRFVLGKDGFSSGRFYYEVIVKGKARWNLGVARESIDRKRNITLSPEDGLWTVTRRDENVNWISPPFILSLRKKQQKVGVFVDYEEGLVSFYNVEAKSHIYSYTGCTFTEKLFPFFGPSDNDDGQNSAPLIIAPVNHTY, encoded by the exons ATGTGCGCACACAAACAAACGGTCTCATACTCTTCTGGAAATTCTTTTAAGACAGCTACGCAGtctctatatattttttactacagtatacagtaccGATATATCGGAGAAAGCGCCCACACTCTTTTACACACAGATAGAG ATATGGCTTCCTCCAGCAGTCTCCTAACTGAAGAGCAGTTCCTGTGCTCTATCTGTCTGGATGTGTTCACTGAGCCAGTCACCACTTCATGTGGACACAACTTCTGCAAGGCCTGTATCACAAAGTACTGGGATAGCAAGGACCTGTGCCAATGTCCACTGTGTCAGGAGAAGTTCTCCAGACGACCTAAGCTTCGTGTCAACACAACTTTCAGAAAGGTTGTAGAGACATTTAAAAACAGGAGAGATAAAGATAGAGATGGGCCCCCTCCCAAACCTGGAAAAGTGGCCTGTGACGTCTGCACTGGTATGAAGCGCAAGGCCCTGAAGTCCTGCCTGGTGTGTCAGACCTCTTACTGTGAGACTCACCTGGAGCCTCATCAGATAGCCCCACCCTTAAAGAAACACAAACTGATCAACCCTGTGGAGAACCTGGAAGACAGGATGTGTAAGAAGCATGACAGACTCCTGGAGTTGTTCTGTAGGACTGACCAGACATGTGTGTGTCAGTTCTGCACTGAGGGAGAACACAAGACTCATGACACTGTCCCTATAGAGGAAGAGTGTGGAGAGAGGAAGGCTCAGCTGGGGAAAACTGAGGCAAAAGTGCAGCTGATTATCCAGGAGCGACTGAAGAAGCTTAAAAAGAGCAGACTCTCAGTAAATCGCAGCAAGAGAGATGCAAAGAGAGAGATAGCAAACAGTGTACAAGTCTTTAATGCTCTGGTGCGCTACATTAAGAAAAGCCAGGCTGAGCTGATTGAGGTGATTGAGGAGAAGCAGAAAGCAGTAGAGAGGCAGGCTGAAGGGTTCATTAAAGAACTGGATCAGGAAATCACTGAGCTAAAGAGGAGAAGCACTGATCTGAAGCAGCTCTCACACACTGAGGACCACCTCCAACTTCTCCAGAGCTTCCTATCCCTAGAATACAAACCTCCACCAACCAAGAactggtctgagatcagtgttcacagtgatcTGTGTGTGGAGACTGCGAGGAGAGCTGTGTCTCAGCTGGAGGAGATActgaataaagagatggagaagcTGCCTGAAGTCAAACTGAAGAGGATTCAGCAGTATGCTGTGGATGTGACTCTGGACCCTGATACAGCATGTTCCATTCTCATCCTGTCTGAAGATGGGAAACAAGTAAGAACTGTAGCCATACCACAGAATCGTCCTGACAATTCAAAAAGGTTTGAAGTTCATCGATTTGTCCTTGGAAAGGATGGCTTCTCCTCAGGAAGattttactatgaggtgattgTTAAGGGGAAGGCTAGATGGAATTTAGGAGTGGCCAGAGAGTCCATAGACAGGAAGAGGAATATCACACTGAGTCCTGAGGATGGACTCTGGACTGTGACCCGAAGGGATGAGAATGTTAACTGGATCTCCCCCCCTTTCATCCTCTCCTTGAGAAAGAAGCAACAGAAGGTGGGGGTGTTTGTGGACTATGAGGAGGGTCTGGTCTCCTTTTACAATGTGGAGGCCAAGTCTCATATCTACTCTTACACTGGCTGCACCTTTACAGAGAAACTCTTTCCATTCTTCGGCCCATCTGATAATGATGATGGTCAAAACTCAGCCCCTCTCATCATCGCTCCTGTCAATCATACATACTGA
- the LOC139579033 gene encoding pleiotropic regulator 1-like: MTEDVQKHSVHTLVFRSLKRTHDMFVADHAKPVSLDETSHKVKMAAKLRADYSAVLHMPVLKEGKDRPLGSNMHGNQTSLQPGDDPEYLITGTHAYPSGPGLALTADTQIHRNPSKGGVQAMALALPPSQARLDASRTAAGVGDIHRHAGGAERSPAPHSHAMSLLEGGGTKNSSLVARKAPTMPKPQWHAPWKLFRVISGHLGWVRSIAVEPGNQWFVTGAGDRTIKIWDLASGKLKLSLTGHISTVRGVAVSTRSPYLFSCGEDKQVKCWDLEYNKVIRHYHGHLSAVYDLDLHPTIDVLVTCSRDATARVWDIRSKANVHTLSGHTNTVATVRCQAAEPQIITGSHDSTIRLWDLIAGKTRATLTNHKKSVRALALHPRQYTLASGSADNIKQWTFPDGNFIQNLSGHNAIINAMAVNSDGVLVSGADNGTIHLWDWRTGYNFQRIHAAVQPGSLDSESGIFACMFDHSESRLITAEADKTIKVYKEDDTATEESHPINWKPEILKRKRF; the protein is encoded by the exons ATGACTGAG GATGTGCAAAAGCACTCTGTGCACACGCTCGTGTTCAGGTCCCTCAAGAGAACTCATGATATGTTTGTAGCTGACCATGCCAAACCAGTCTCCTTGGATGAAACAAG TCACAAGGTGAAGATGGCGGCGAAGCTGAGGGCAGACTACAGTGCCGTTCTACACATGCCTGTTCTAAAAGAGGGCAAGGACAGACCACTGGGCTCCAACATGCATGGCAATCAAACCTCTCTCCAACCTG GTGATGATCCAGAGTACTTGATCACTGGGACCCACGCATATCCCTCAGGACCTG GGCTGGCTCTGACGGCAGACACTCAGATACATAGGAACCCCAGTAAGGGGGGAGTTCAAGCCATGGCTCTTGCCCTGCCGCCATCACAAGCCAG GCTGGACGCCAGTCGCACTGCAGCCGGTGTCGGGGACATTCACAGACACGCAGGGGGGGCAGAGAGGTCTCCTGCTCCTCACTCACACGCTATG TCTCTTTTGGAAGGAGGCGGCACCAAAAACTCGTCCCTCGTTGCCAGAAAAGCCCCTACTATGCCCAAGCCCCAGTGGCACGCTCCATGGAAGCTGTTTCGG GTCATCAGCGGTCATCTTGGCTGGGTGAGGTCCATTGCCGTAGAGCCCGGCAACCAGTGGTTTGTGACCGGCGCTGGCGACAGAACCATTAAG atctgggacctggcCAGTGGGAAGCTAAAGCTCTCCCTGACGGGACACATCAGCACGGTGCGCGGCGTGGCCGTGAGCACCCGGAGCCCCTACCTGTTTTCCTGCGGCGAGGACAAGCAGGTCAAGTGCTGGGATCTGGAGTACAACAAG GTTATCAGGCACTACCACGGCCACCTCAGCGCCGTGTACGACTTGGACCTGCACCCAACCATCGACGTGCTGGTCACATGCAGTCGAGATGCCACAGCCAGG GTGTGGGATATCAGGAGCAAAGCCAACGTGCACACCCTGTCCGGACACACCAACACAGTGGCCACAGTCAGATGCCAGGCCGCCGAACCGCAGATCATCACAG GGAGCCACGACTCTACCATCAGGCTATGGGATCTGATAGCTGGGAAGACCAGAGCCACTCTCACCAATCACAAGAAGTCTGTCAGAGCACTGGCCCTACATCCCAGACA GTATACCTTAGCCTCTGGCTCTGCCGACAACATCAAGCAGTGGACGTTCCCAGACGGCAACTTCATCCAGAACCTCTCTGGACACAACGCCATCATCAACGCAATGGCGGTCAACTCAGACGGTGTGCTGGTATCAGGAG CTGACAACGGCACCATTCACCTGTGGGACTGGCGGACCGGCTACAACTTCCAGCGTATCCACGCCGCCGTGCAGCCCGGCTCACTGGACAGCGAATCGGGGATCTTCGCCTGCATGTTCGACCACTCGGAGAGCAGGCTGATCACGGCCGAGGCCGACAAGACCATCAAGGTGTACAAAGAGGACGACACCGCG ACTGAGGAAAGCCACCCAATCAACTGGAAACCGGAGATCCTCAAGAGGAAAAGATTCTAG